The Eleutherodactylus coqui strain aEleCoq1 chromosome 6, aEleCoq1.hap1, whole genome shotgun sequence genome window below encodes:
- the LOC136633644 gene encoding carcinoembryonic antigen-related cell adhesion molecule 7-like yields the protein MRDNDNSAICSAHPADKCFASYGGFQEAFSSRIMAGCTQSSRGETHSKLSFIMRRFALAVLLGLAVDVTSGQRSIQLIPQYPVINGAVTLRVTGITEEIVGFSWFKGPNTNAQYQILSDIPGSSLPPVNGPQYNPRITAFSNGSLQIKDLQITDGGNYTVKIQTVRAAQDINVNLTVYEPVTKPKITGPTTQPKENDTVTLTCDTSKTTTITWTRRGAHIFSEAKLSGDNKTLTFSSVKRADSGEYRCEAQNLISKESSDPYRVSVAYGPDKAQIQGESLVGLGSSITLTCSADSEPDPEYQWGFNGKVLEQKINKYGKIIKNLVNQSPFSCCCNTITL from the exons aTGAGGGATAATGacaactcagcgatatgttcagcccATCCTGCAGATAAATGTTTTGCTtcttatggcggcttccaagaagcattttccagtaggataatggctggctgcacacaaag TTCTAGAGGagagacacacagcaagctgtcaTTTATAATGAGAAGATTTGCATTAGCAG TTCTCCTCGGCCTGGCAGTGGATGTGACCAGCGGACAGAGGAGCATCCAGCTAATCCCTCAGTATCCAGTTATTAATGGAGCCGTCACCCTGAGAGTTACTGGGATTACTGAGGAAATTGTGGGCTTTTCCTGGTTTAAAGGACCAAATACAAATGCTCAGTATCAGATCCTGTCAGATATTCCTGGCAGTAGTCTCCCTCCAGTTAATGGACCTCAGTACAATCCTAGGATCACAGCTTTCAGTAACGGATCATTACAGATCAAAGATCTTCAGATCACAGATGGGGGCAACTATACAGTGAAGATACAGACAGTGAGGGCAGCACAGGATATAAATGTGAATCTGACCGTCTATG AGCCGGTCACTAAACCTAAAATCACAGGTCCCACCACCCAACCCAAGGAAAATGACACCGTCACCCTAACTTGTGACACCTCAAAAACTACAACTATAACGTGGACCAGGCGTGGCGCCCACATCTTCTCCGAAGCCAAGTTATCTGGAGATAATAAAACTCTCACCTTCTCCAGTGTAAAACGAGCAGACTCAGGAGAATACCGATGTGAAGCTCAGAACCTTATCAGTAAGGAGTCCAGTGATCCCTATAGAGTATCTGTGGCCT ATGGCCCAGATAAGGCACAGATACAAGGTGAATCATTAGTTGGTCTTGGTTCTTCCATCACATTAACATGTTCTGCTGATTCTGAACCAGATCCCGAATACCAATGGGGATTCAATGGAAAAGTCTtagagcaaaaaataaacaaatatg GTAAGATTATAAAGAACTTGGTAAATCAATCACCATTTTCATGCTGTTGTAATACAATCACATTGTAA